In Solanum lycopersicum chromosome 3, SLM_r2.1, the genomic stretch ACTGATTTCGTGTTCTGAAATGGGCTTGCTTCAGGATATTAGTGTCGTGAAGTTTTAAACTTGGCTAAAACTTAAACAGTAGTCGTAAAAGTGGCTACCTGGTGCCATTTCCACGACATTTTCTGGGCCCAAGATCCTTTGCGGGCCGATATGGCAACAGTTGGGTCGGGTCATAAATTCGGAGGCTGACGTGTAGATATAAAAATATCCGAATTGATTGATACCTTATCGTCAAGCTCTGTCAACTGAAACCATTTTGCCCTCATTACTATGAAGCTAActgaaagaagaagaagctgaGCTAATTGAAAAATGGCCTTGTCGACGGCGAAATTTACACAATTGACACCACAGTTGTTCTCTTCCTTCTCTACGCCTACTGATCGACCtccatttttccttttccttcgCCGCACTATCACCGCCGGTAACACCAGAACCAACATCCCCCGGAAGGATAATCGGAAACCTTACAGAGATTCAAATTCCAGTTCTACCCCTGTGAAATCAAACAACTCTCGCTCTTCTACTTGGCTAAACAAATGGCCCAATACATCTTCTCCAGTAAAGCATTCATCCAATTCCAGAACCGTCGAATCCAAAACGGAAACCAGATATTTTGACGAGAACACTAGAGTAGGGACTACAGCCATAGATAGGATTGTGCTTCGGTTGAGAAACTTAGGATTAGGTTCTGACGatgaaggagaaggagaagatgaagaagagggAAATTTGAAGTTGGATTCTAGTTCGACAATGCAGGTTAACGGTGAAGAAGAGAAGTTAGGAGATTTGTTGAAGAGGGATTGGGTTCGACCGGATATGATATTGGAAGAGAGTGATGATGAGGGAGATACATATTTGCCATGGGAACGAAGTGTGGAGGAAGAGGCGGTGGAGGTGCAGAGAGGAGGGAAGAGGACGGTAAGGGCACCGTCACTGGCTGAGCTAACCATTGAGGATGAGGAATTGAGGAGGCTGAGGAGAATAGGTATGACTTTGAGAGAAAGGATTAATGTACCTAAGGCTGGGGTTACAGGAGCAGTGTTGGAGAAGATTCATCATTCATGGAGGAAGAATGAGCTGGTAAGGCTCAAGTTTCATGAGGTTTTGGCTCATGATATGAGAACAGGCCACGAGATTGTAGAGGTTGGTGTCCTTGGCTTTACCATGATAGCATTAACTTGGTCGTGTTGTGCTTTTGTATTTATCTTGCGTTCTTTGGGTATAAGTCATTTgattcttcaaaataatttcCAGACTctgtacaaatattttattcttcctGTACTGTCCTTGTGATGGCCATGATTACGGCGAATAGTCCTAGTTGCATTTTAAACTAATGGTCCAACTAGATTAGATAATACTTCCGAAGCAATACTAAAAATCACCATTAAATTGAAGAAAGAGATCTCTTCATAAATCTTCATTTAGAAATGAAATTGCTATTTAACCTTAAATGGTCTCGATTTAAATGAGaacaattttcatcattatgattTCCATATTTTCCATATGTATTGCATGTAGATATAGAATAAGTAGAGTTATTTTCTTCAACTCCATTTCAAGGAAAAGATAGATATTTTACAAGCAATTATCTTGTAACATTGTTAAAACCACATATGTTTGGGAAAGTGCACTAACGAGTAATAATCCGGTAACATATTTTCccttctcctcctttttctACAACTAATGAAGTCTTTGCATATCAAACCTCAAGTTTAATTCCAAGCATTTTGATAATAGTGTTATACGATGGTTTATCAGTCAACCTAAAAGACTTTCCCTGTCAATCAAAAGGACTACCCATGCAATCTCCTAAAAGTCTTTCCTGAACAAGTTGATCTGAGCCTTCACTACTCCTcacaatacatttttttttaatcatttgtaATTTACCATGCAAGAAATTTTGAAGTGCAAACTTTCTTTTTTCTGGTTGTCAGCGTCGGACAAAAGGGCTTGTGATATGGAGGGCTGGGAGCGTTATGGTGGTGTATCGAGGAAGTAACTATGAGGGGCCTTCTTCAAGATCTCAATCTGTGAATGAGGAAGACAATGCTCTCTTTGTTCCAGATGTTTCATCTGACAAATCTATTACAAAAGACAACAAAAGCTTTAATCCAGTTATTGAAAATCGTAATCAAGTTCATCCTAATCGTGTTCAAAGCATGACTGAGGAGGAATCAGAATTCAATAGGGTATTAGATGGTTTAGGCCCACGTTTCGAGGATTGGTGGGGTACGGGAGTACTTCCTGTTGATGCTGATTTGCTTCCTCAGACAATTCCTGGCTATAAAACACCTTTCCGACTTCTTCCTACTGGAATGAGATCACGCCTAACAAATGCAGAAATGACTAATTTACGAAAAATTGCTAAATCACTTCCTTGTCATTTTGCTCTCGGTAAGTTTCAACCTTTTAAGTACTGTTACTTTTTTATCGTTTAGCCTTATGACACGGTTTATCTTCCTCGTGTTCCTTTTAGGGAGAAACAGAAATCATCAAGGGCTGGCTGCTGCTATAGTCAAGCTCTGGGAGAAAAGTTTAGTTGTGAAAATAGCAGTCAAACGTGGAATTCAGAACACAAACAACAAGCTGATGTCAGAGGAGTTAAAGGTGTGTTAGAATgttttgatatgattttatCCCAAATGAAAATATATGGAAAAGATTGTCCTTGATATAATTAGTTGCTTCTTTTGTGACTGCTTTGAGTCTGAGTGATGCCATATTAATTCAAAGGTTCTATAATCTTCCCTCGGAGGAAATACTGATTTCATGAAATTAGTTTGTGTTAAGGTTGTTAGTCATATCACCCAAGTTTCTTGTCTACAAGTAATTACTTCTAGAGGGTCCTTAATAGCCCAAGTGATCATAGTTCATAATTCCACCTTCCAAGAGGAAGTATTGCCTCTCACGTCgtgtttttcatttctttttcccTTCTGCAGACACCACTCATAGTTGAAAGACGAAAAAAATAATCCTGTTTATGTGAAACTGGAAAGTTGTTTGGAGAAGACGTCACAGTACTTTTGAATTTAGAATACATCTTAGTTGTTCCTTCTGTCACTTCTAAAGTGCCATAGCCCATCATGTACAGATTTCTTTGCCCAAAAAGCTCATGCTCTGTATCCTGTCATATGTGATTCTTGGGGCTCATCATAAGCTGTTTACGCCATACAGTATTTCTATAATCACCATCGAGTTGTGTGCGCCATCCTTTGTTGGAATCATATATCAGCTGATTACGTTTTTACAGTGATATATTAATCGGCTTCTCTAGGAATGTCAGAAGTTCTTAAAgttattccttttttataataaagttcATACAAATATTCTTCCATGGATTGTCGGATATTAAGGTTCTTTTGTCCCTTTTAATCGGGTAGGCGCTCCTATTTAGAAAAACTATTTAGAAGTATGCCTCCCATTGTGGTTAAGATTGTAGAATTAGGGCGTAGACAAGTACACTTAACTGAGCAGCACATAATACTTAAGTGCCGCTAAATTAGGAAATCTACTGAGTAATACCACTAACATATCAGTTGCATCTCAGATGTTAACAGGGGGGGTCCTACTTCTGAGAAACAAATATTACATAATCTTTTATCGAGGAAAGGATTTTGTCCCACCTACTGTCGCGGCTGTTTTAGCCGAAAGGCAAGAGTTGACAAAACAGATCCAAGATGTTGAAGAGCAAACACGGAGTGGGCCTGCTAAAGTGGCACCATTGATCACAGATGGACAGGCCGTTGCCGGTTCTTTAGCAGAATTTTATGAGGCTCAGGCTCGGTGGGGGAGAGAAATATCTGCTGAAGAACGTGAAAGAATGTTAAAAGAAGCAGCAATGGCTAAGATGGCTAGAGTAGTCAAACGTCTTGAACATAAATTTGAGAttgtaagtatatttttttcctcCTAATTTTACAAGCACTTCTCATGTTAGCTTTTTTAACGATGACCTGTTGTATttacttcaatttattttagcATTCTGTTGCAAAATGTTTGTATTTATTCAAATCCATCagattccttttaatttttaaaaagatagcTTGGTGTGATCGAGGTGTATTAGTATTATCAAGCTATTGGAAGTTATCAACTGGTGAGCTATAGAATTCTTTACCTTTACTTTTGATGTCTTTGGAATTCTTCATTAACCCTTTTATGTGTGTAggctttttgttttttcaaaacttCTTATGTTTATTCATCTTTTTTGATTCTGtagcttttttttctttcgttcTTTGTTATAACGTTTGGATCTTCTGAAACTGTCCTGccaaaataagtttttaaaCTCTTCCCTTAATCAGATTAATACACAAAACTGTTACCgttgtccaaaaaaaaaaaaaaaactcttcccttaatctttgtttccaaaattatttttccctagtcatgtttcattttttattttgatgactCCTTTGTCTTCTATTAATAGTTTTTATGTGATTCATGAACAGTCCCAGACCAAGAAGcttaaagcagagaaaattttGGCTAAGATTGTGGAATCCTGGATTCCTGCTGGTCCTTCTGATGACCTGGAAACGATAACAGAGGAGGAGAGGGTCATGTTGCGCAGAGTTGGACTAAGAATGAAGTCATACCTGCCACTTGGTGAGTGTTAATTGTTTTTGGACGTAAACTAAAATATTGGTCAATCTGTTGATTACTGCCTGCATTTAACCGAGAACTCATGTATATGCTTACCTACCAGGTATTCGTGGTGTCTTTGACGGTGTTATTGAGAACATGCATCTGCATTGGAAACATAGAGAACTTGTTAAGttaatatcaaaagaaaaggTACTTGCTTTCGTTGAAGAAACAGCTAGACTTTTGGAATATGAAAGCGGTGGGATTTTAGTGGCAATAGAAAGAGTGCCAAAAGGTTATGCTCTTATTTTCTACCGTGGGAAGAACTATAGGCGGCCTATCAGCCTCAGGCCAAGGAACCTTCTGACAAAAGCAAAAGCACTAAAACGTAGAGTGGCACTGCAGCGTTATGAGGTTTTTCATCTTAAACATGTCAGCTGTCCTATTTATAAATTGATGTTATCTCACTTTTTACTGATAATCTACTTGTTTTATCTGGCATCCTAAATGCTCTCTTGTAGGCTCTCAGTCAGCATATAGGCGAGCTGGAGACGACAATAGAGCAAACGAAAAGTAAAATTGTAAGCCAAAAAATCTGATCTTGGATTTGTTATTGTAGTGCAATTCGCTAATGTACCTCATGTTACCGTTTTTTATGTTACTGTGCACTCTCCTTCCTCTTGATTTGGGCTCTTCAGTTATTCTGCCTGTGTGACAGGTAGCCAGCTTTATAGCTTATACTGCTTGGAACTTAAATATTCATGTATCAGAAAACTTTGAAGTCCCAACTTCAGCAAATTGTCTGATCATTTGTGCTTCTTTTCTTGGTTTTTATTCTGATGCAAATTCTAACTGTTCGTTTAAAATATTTCCCCGAATTTTTTAAACCTTTTGGAGGCTTATGATTCAAGTTCCGTTAGCTTTAAAACATGTTAACTGGATCCTTACTAATTGGTGCATAATCTATCCTTGCATCTTTCTCATATAAATTATAGAGCATATTGAAAGTTTAAGTTTAATGTGGGATCAGACTGTTAgagtattattatattattcatatttcaAAGGCCAATGATCATGCATAGCTGAAGATACTCTTGaaatcaatttctttactcaaaAAGTAATATTTCCTATAAATGACCATACTTAGCCCATCGGTAGTAGTTTTTCATAGAGAAATATAGTTCTAAATTTGCTGATCAAACTATAGTTCTAAGCATTATATTGGAGTTGGTAAAGAAGCAATTAAAGGATGGCGTACCAAGAGAGTTGGTAAAGCCATCAAACAAGTACGGAAGATGATCCCCACAAATATTTTTTGCTGTGTCTGGACAGAAAGGAACAAACGATGTTTTGAGGGCTTATCAACTAAAATATAATTCCTTAAAGCTAGAtgtttagtttatttgtatAGCTGGCATAATTCCCCTCCCATAGAATCCCCAGATAACATTTTAGATTTTGTAAGCTCTATCGTCTTGTCAAAGTTTCCGATGTAAAGCATCTAACGGTATTTTTGCTTACATAAATTTTGTAGTTTATGCATCTACTTGATGCCAGTAATACAATCTACTATTCcttcatcaaaaaataaacaaacattataaattacaattgataaaataattgttCGTTGATTAAGATAGCCATCTCTTAGAAGACCAAATCCTAATATTTGGAAGTTTAACTCAGATTCTGTTACAAATTTCAGTTCAGAATCTTATAGAGATGTGACGAAGAAGACCGAGTCTGATCTCTCTAACGAAATCTAAGGACTTCTATTTTCATCATTGCTTGATAGAGTAACAATTTTGTGATATGGTGTGAGATTTCCTGGTATATTGAAGTGGAGAACTTACATAAAATATGGTTCTGATGAACACCACCACATCGTTTGTGCTAATTGGATCTTCTTTTAGTTTTGATAACCGTGGTATTATGCGCACCACACTGTTCTTCACCAGTACTTTTGAAGTTCAAAGTGGGTACCTCACCTCTATACTTGTTTAcggaattttcttcttgtctGTCCATAGGTTGATTTTGGTGATACTAGCAATTTGGAGGTGCTTGATCAGTTCAATCATGTCTCGGAATCCCTAGTAAGTTTACCACGATTCCTCTGGATGTCTAAGAAAAATCAGGGAGATTTCTTATACGATAGCGGAGAACTGTCTTTAAGTGTGTGGCTTCTTCTTGTCATAGCTGTTGATAGTTTCTTGCGGTGAAGGATGTAGAGGGATCCCCAGGGGAGGAAGGGTGAATTTATTGTAATTCAAGAAAAAGGATCAGTATAATGAGATATCCATATTgactaaatttttatttggtaTGCAGAGTGAAGATGAAGATTCATCTTTAGAGTCTGGTGATGACGAGGATGAAGATCCTGAATGGGAAAATGATGACGATTCAGAGTACTCCAGTCTTGAGGACGATGAAACAGGATAACAACACTTCATGGTTAATACTATATGAGGAATTGCATTGTATCATGGCCATGGTCCTTTTGAGGTAATCATTGCAGGTCTTATGCCTTCATTCTTAAGACTACTCTTAGAACTCTTATTCCTTAAAGAATTTTAAGTGTGAATAAATGCATATACATTTTAACTTGTAAAATCTACTGGTcaatgattatttttactgagtgaaaaatgtaaaaagatTGCACGAAGGGAAGTTTTACACTTTTACTAGACTATGATTATAGCACATCTCTCCAGGAAAAGTTGATGCTCCCACAAACTGAAAGGACAAGGTAATTACGTTTGACAATCAGTTCTATGATCAGACTAGCAGTAAGAGATCTGTTTGTAATTTAAACCTCATGATGCATGTCATAAAACTATTTTATTGCTCTTTTTTTAAACTGTTTCAAGTGTGGGATTAAGTCTTCAACTACATGTGATTTACTGGTCTTCAATTGGAATGAATATACTGTTCAATTTTTTCAGAAGATACCTAGTAGTTGCAAACTACATAAGTTTATTTGTTGGGAGTATGCGCTTAATATTCACTACACCTTAACCGATGGTATGTTAACAGTGGCATTAACTTCCAGTGCCGCAATGTGATAAGAACTATTGTTTGGGTGCTATGTGTCCCAACTATAAActgtatgtctcattgaccaaGTATGACACACTATTATTGCAGCCACAACAAAAATCTTTCTGAGGTTTTTGGATCATAATTTGAGGTCACAGATCCCAATTACTTGCTTATGGTCATTGATGGAGCCTTTGGATCGCTGGTCGATTCAAACTGTGGAAGGGGTTTCACATCATGCAATCCATCCAAGCTCAGTTTGTTCCGAAGAAAGAATGAACTGCCCCAAATCGTACATGGAAGAATTAATTGGAGTGCTTGTCTTCTGGGGTGAACATTGTAATGGGTGTACATGTAATTGCTTTGTCAATTGTCCTATCTTCCAGTTTTTGTAATTACTATGTTGAATTATAGAGCTAAAATTGTCAATGATGTATCACATATCCAAGGGGGAAATAGAGGCAAACTGAAAAGGTAACATGAATAAGTTAGTTTTCCATTTCTAACTGAGTGGAAGTGAATATTTACGATTCATAGAACAAAAGGGAAACTTTCATGTGGTTCCAAATTTTCGGAACATTCTTCTTCTTAAAGAGAGGCATTTTTGGGAACATGGCTGCCTGAACAAAGCTTTATTTACTTTCATATGAGTAACGAGGGGCTAATGAAATCCATGAAGAAGCATCCACTGTTGCATGAGTCCATGCTTTGCTCAAATCTGTCTGATAACAATGAACATAAATATCgcatatccaaaaaaaaaaattgacatcaTTGTGTACACCTAGTATGATAAGAGAGAACACCCCCTAAATGAATATCCAACTATACCTTCCACTAAGTCCAGCAAACTGTTCACAAGATGCATCTGCAAAACCAAAATGTGTCTGGAAATTTTGGatacaagattaagggaaggggCTATACTGTTTCACAATCTCATAATTGAGGGCATTAGGCTATTCTAATACAGTGACATGATACATATAAGTGAcattacataaaaaagaaaGTGGAGAGCATCCAGGTGGAGAAGATGGGATATATATGCACCAAAGAAGCTCTCCATCGACGTTTTACGATTTGCTAGCAACATGACAGGCAACCCGACTTGAGCTAAGGAAAAATAACCTTAACAAAGGGGAAAAAAAACACCATTGAACAAGGAGCGCACTGTCCATCTACCCAATGGTGATTGATAAATAGAAAAATCGATTAGCCAGATGAGGATATTTCAGTTTCTTGGCAGAACCGTATTTTGCAGCACTCGCTTCTGATTAACGGAGCATTTGCTGTAACTGAAGCACTTGATTCCTTTGCTCCGGAGGCAGCATGTTAATCTGTTCTGGGGTCAGACTCCTTACTTGCTGAAGAAGTGCCTGCTCCATCTCTGGGGACAGCTGCACATCAACaagattaactttttttttgtctgAAACAAAAAGTAAAACCAACAGTCTGTCCTTAAACTAAAAACGTGAACAATAGGACTGAAGATATATTACTGCTCCTTGTCTAGGAGGCTGACTGCCCGGGCCCATCTGTGCAGGGAATGATGGTGGCCCTGGGAGCTGTGTTCCTGATGTATTCTCTGGTAAGCTGGGAATCCAAGGAGATCCTCGATCTGCTTGCATTGAATTTCCAACTTGATTGAATTCTGGTCTCAAATGTGAACCTCCCATCTAGATTATGCACATACAAAAGCATCATGTCAAATCCCATGATAATAGTACTTGGCATATATTCTAAAACAAGTAAGAGCTAAGAATTCTCTTTCGAGCAATAGACACCAAAAATTATCACGCATTGTGGACCATTGCCAGAACTAACATATTAGATTGTCGTTGGGAACATCATGTTACAGAAAGATGACTTGGGAATGGTCAGGCTATACTTTCTCAAGTTTTAAACTCTATTATAGTAAGCATATAAAGTGTGTTACCTGTAACAACCTTAACTTTTATATTCTGTGTTCACACAATTAGACAAGGTATTTTTTTACAACGTTTTTTTTGAGGTTATACTACAATTTGACATGGTATCAGAAAAACCATAGGTCCTTAGTTCAAGTCTAACTACCACCTTTTGCAAAAATAATATCCACGTGTTGGAGAATCAAACCAAAAGGGGCATAGTTAAGAAGCTTAAATGAGATGGTCACacaaaatatcaaacttaaaCGTTGAAGgtacaaaacaaaagaaacaacCCAAATAATATTGCAAATTGATGTATAACCTTGACATTACATGGTAAAAGTACAAGTAAATTTAGTtccaaatatatcaaataaattaagaatattttgatagtcaaataagaaaatgaaaatagagtCAAAATAGAACAGTTAGTTTGGGCTGGAGGGACCAAGGGTATAGGAATAATTTGgtatgtaaaataaaaagtcagTAACCCAGATCTGTCAAAAGAAAACAGTACCACAGCAAAGCATCATTCATGTGCTAAGTGAGCAAACATAGAATGCAAACTATGATGCATTCTAGCCATACATCTGATCGTATTAGATATTTTTTCGCCAAGACTAAGAAACCCCTATACCTATGACCTATCCTACTTCATAATCCCAGATAACGAATGATCATGACATTGGTGTATTTAATACAGCTGTGAAAAAtcttaaacagaaaaattggCACGGAGTCATGCATTTGAAaaaaggtaactattaagaggCACTTAAATTTAACCATGGGGCCTCTACTAACATCAACCAAATTTAGTAGAGCAAGAAACAGCCAAAGGTAAGATAGACTGTCAgtcaaagattttaaaaaactaGGGCACCTGATATAGAGGCTGGGGTGGAAGCTGACTTTGACCAGGTGGTTGTCCCGGTAGAAAAGAAGGTCCCATGCTTGCTGGAGGCCTCATTGCAGGCTGAATGATAAAAGAATTATTTACATCTTATACATGGAAAAGTAAACCTTAAACTCACTAAAGGCATAATAATTACATGATAAGCAGGTTGTGAATGGTGGTGCTGAGTTGCCCCAGATTGTGGATAACCAGCATTGGGCCCCATGTGAGGGTGAACTTGATGGGGGAAGGGTTGCATTGATGGTCTCACTTGTGGTGGTAGCTGTGGTTGCATAGCCAGGTGTTGGTTTACACTAGTTTGCATTGGTTGCTCCAACTTGGGGGATGCTGGATGCATCTGTTGTTGAAGATGAGATGGCAGCGGTGGAGCAGAATGACGAGGAAGCTGGGACATATTAGGAACTTGAGAGGTTTGTGGTAAAGAGATTGGTGTGGCTTGAGCACCAATAAGTCCTTTCTGCTGCTGCACTGTCTGCAATGTATGAGATGGCACGGATGTGGATTGAAGGTTCGAGGGTGGAAGAGAAGCGGATGGCACTGTTGGAGCAGCTTGATTCTGCTGCTGCTTTCTTGTTTGCTCCTGAATGCCAATATGCCCTGGCAACGATGGAGTAGCCTGAACAATTGGTTGTGGAAGCTGAGATACTGATGGCTGAATATTCAATGCTCCTGCTGGCTGGATGGTTGGTATCTAAAAGCAGATTAAAGTAAATATCTAGAACtgcattacatttttttattttttttgagaatgataACTTAATTGTAGACGTGGAAAACAGATATTTCATTAGgtcaaaatgatatatataccAACTTACCACTTGTGGGGGCTGCACCATCCCAAGCATTATTTGTGCCTAATAAACACATCATTGTAAAAACCCACATCAGAGAATAAGAAGCCAACAAAGAAACCTCCAAATTCATGTGAAACGTTCCTATTGTAAAAGCTAATAGTCCCAATCTTCCACGGAATCTTGTGATGATTAATAATACAAAACAGACAGTAGTTCCTTGAAACATCATCCATATCACAGTAAAATCAATGCATAATCTATCTTGAGAAGAGGGGAGGAGAGTTATCTATTAAGACATAAAACAGTGATAGCCACCAACTACATCAGCCCTCTCTAAatgttaaaa encodes the following:
- the LOC101266406 gene encoding CRM-domain containing factor CFM3, chloroplastic/mitochondrial, giving the protein MALSTAKFTQLTPQLFSSFSTPTDRPPFFLFLRRTITAGNTRTNIPRKDNRKPYRDSNSSSTPVKSNNSRSSTWLNKWPNTSSPVKHSSNSRTVESKTETRYFDENTRVGTTAIDRIVLRLRNLGLGSDDEGEGEDEEEGNLKLDSSSTMQVNGEEEKLGDLLKRDWVRPDMILEESDDEGDTYLPWERSVEEEAVEVQRGGKRTVRAPSLAELTIEDEELRRLRRIGMTLRERINVPKAGVTGAVLEKIHHSWRKNELVRLKFHEVLAHDMRTGHEIVERRTKGLVIWRAGSVMVVYRGSNYEGPSSRSQSVNEEDNALFVPDVSSDKSITKDNKSFNPVIENRNQVHPNRVQSMTEEESEFNRVLDGLGPRFEDWWGTGVLPVDADLLPQTIPGYKTPFRLLPTGMRSRLTNAEMTNLRKIAKSLPCHFALGRNRNHQGLAAAIVKLWEKSLVVKIAVKRGIQNTNNKLMSEELKMLTGGVLLLRNKYYIIFYRGKDFVPPTVAAVLAERQELTKQIQDVEEQTRSGPAKVAPLITDGQAVAGSLAEFYEAQARWGREISAEERERMLKEAAMAKMARVVKRLEHKFEISQTKKLKAEKILAKIVESWIPAGPSDDLETITEEERVMLRRVGLRMKSYLPLGIRGVFDGVIENMHLHWKHRELVKLISKEKVLAFVEETARLLEYESGGILVAIERVPKGYALIFYRGKNYRRPISLRPRNLLTKAKALKRRVALQRYEALSQHIGELETTIEQTKSKIVDFGDTSNLEVLDQFNHVSESLSEDEDSSLESGDDEDEDPEWENDDDSEYSSLEDDETG
- the LOC101248183 gene encoding cleavage stimulating factor 64, coding for MAGDGLPSNMTGMSKVELYDVMSQMKVLVEQNQQQARQILIQNPSLTKTLFQAQIMLGMVQPPQVIPTIQPAGALNIQPSVSQLPQPIVQATPSLPGHIGIQEQTRKQQQNQAAPTVPSASLPPSNLQSTSVPSHTLQTVQQQKGLIGAQATPISLPQTSQVPNMSQLPRHSAPPLPSHLQQQMHPASPKLEQPMQTSVNQHLAMQPQLPPQVRPSMQPFPHQVHPHMGPNAGYPQSGATQHHHSQPAYHPAMRPPASMGPSFLPGQPPGQSQLPPQPLYQMGGSHLRPEFNQVGNSMQADRGSPWIPSLPENTSGTQLPGPPSFPAQMGPGSQPPRQGALSPEMEQALLQQVRSLTPEQINMLPPEQRNQVLQLQQMLR